TGATCGACGGTGAGGTCGAAGTACGCGTCACCCTCGACGTTGGGCATCTCCCAGCCGTAGACCTCGTTCATCTTGTCCAGGCCCTTGCGGCGCAGCTCGTCCATCACGACTCCTCAGCTAGATCGGGGTGCGGCACCCCGAGGCCGGCGGCCAACCGTTCCAATGCCAGCTTGGCCAACGGCAATTCAACCGATACCGACTCCCCCAACGCCAGTGCCAGGCTCAGGTCCTTTTCCCCCAGTGCCCGGGTGTGCTCCAACAGCGGACGCAGCGGGTCGTCGGACTTCATCGGGGCGGTCGTCTCCCGGAACATGATGGCGCCGGGGCCGCCGGTGAGGGCATCGCTGTGGCGCACCACTTTGGCAAGCGCCCGCAGGCTCAAACCGCTTGCTTCGGAAAGCTTCTCGGCCTCGGCAGCCGCCGCGTAGGACACGAACGTCAGCATGTTGCGGGCCAGCTTCATCCGCGTCCCTGCCCCCGGTTCGCCGGCGTGGATCACCAGCGATGCCCACCGCCGGAAAGGCTCCTCGACCCGCCGGAAGGTCTCGTCGTCGGCGCCCACCATGGTGGCCAATTTGCCCTCGGCAGCCGCCCCCGGACCGCCGCTGACCGGGGCATCCACAACGTAGATGCCCCGTGGCTCGAGCTCTTTCGCCAACTCGACGGCGGTGCTGTCGCTGATGGTGGAATGAATCGCAATGATGGTGCCGGGCTTGGCATTCACTGCCAGCCCGTCGTTGCCGGTGATCACGTTGCGCACCTGAGTGTCGTCGAGCACCGTGACGCTGATGATGTCGGCGCCGGCAACCTCGGCGACGCTCGCCGCCGCTGTGGCGCCACCCTCGACGAACGGCTCCATGGCTTCGGCCCGTACATCGAAGACCGTCAGACCGCCCGGCCAGTCGAGGTAGCGCTTGGCCATTGGTGCACCCTGGTTGCCCAGACCGATGTATCCGAGGCGCGGTATCGCAGTCATGATCGGATGACCTGCCCGCCATCGACATTGAAGATCTGTCCGGTGATCCAGGACGCCTGGTCGCTGAGCAGGAACAGGCACATTCCCACCAGATCCTCGGGAGTTCCCATGCGAGACAACGGAATTTGCTTGACCATGTCCTTGACCAGCTCACCGGGCGTCACGGTTCGGGTGGCCTCGGTGTCGATGGGCCCGGGCGCGATCGCGTTGATCCGGATCTTCATTCCGCCCAGCTCCCGAGCAAGCTGTTGCGTGAGCCCGTTGACCCCGACCTTGGCCAAGCCGTAGAAGTTCGAGTACAGCCATGCCGCGGTGGACGACTGGTTGACGATGGCGCCGCCGCCCCTTTTAACCATGTGCCTGTATACCGCGCGGGTGCACACCAAGGCACCGTCGTGGTTGACGCTCATGAACTTCCGGTAGTAATCCCACGGCACGGTCAGCAGCAGGTCGAGCTTCATGCCGCCGTAGATCGCGGCGTTGTTCACCAGGTAATCGATGCCGCCGAATTCGCCGACGGTGCGCTGGGCCATGGCCTTGGCTGATTGTTCATCCGAAACATCAACGGCCACGGGGATTGCGGTGCCCCCGTCGGCAGCGATCTGCTTGGCGACCGCCTCGGCAGCGCCGGCGTTGATGTCGGCGACCACCACGGACGTGCCTTCGCGTGCCAGCGCTTCGGCGTAGGCCCGGCCGATACCTTGCCCAGCCCCGGTGACAATGGCCACCTTGTCGTCGAATTGAGCCACACCGTCTCCTAATTGGTTGCCGTGGCAATGAGTTTGGCTTCCAAGT
The nucleotide sequence above comes from Mycobacterium pseudokansasii. Encoded proteins:
- a CDS encoding NAD(P)-dependent oxidoreductase produces the protein MTAIPRLGYIGLGNQGAPMAKRYLDWPGGLTVFDVRAEAMEPFVEGGATAAASVAEVAGADIISVTVLDDTQVRNVITGNDGLAVNAKPGTIIAIHSTISDSTAVELAKELEPRGIYVVDAPVSGGPGAAAEGKLATMVGADDETFRRVEEPFRRWASLVIHAGEPGAGTRMKLARNMLTFVSYAAAAEAEKLSEASGLSLRALAKVVRHSDALTGGPGAIMFRETTAPMKSDDPLRPLLEHTRALGEKDLSLALALGESVSVELPLAKLALERLAAGLGVPHPDLAEES
- a CDS encoding SDR family oxidoreductase, translated to MAQFDDKVAIVTGAGQGIGRAYAEALAREGTSVVVADINAGAAEAVAKQIAADGGTAIPVAVDVSDEQSAKAMAQRTVGEFGGIDYLVNNAAIYGGMKLDLLLTVPWDYYRKFMSVNHDGALVCTRAVYRHMVKRGGGAIVNQSSTAAWLYSNFYGLAKVGVNGLTQQLARELGGMKIRINAIAPGPIDTEATRTVTPGELVKDMVKQIPLSRMGTPEDLVGMCLFLLSDQASWITGQIFNVDGGQVIRS